A genomic window from Agreia sp. COWG includes:
- a CDS encoding TIGR03086 family metal-binding protein: protein MTIDWLTLQNTAHREFAVRLHAVADWNAPTPDTEWNTRQLVTHVIEEQQWVPLLLEGRTLREARAYKRPLGADLSSEWAHYSKAATDAWAAAAPDARVQLSYDTVTVTEYLREQVSDVTIHSWDLARATGTSEALDEGLVEAVWTVFEPQKATLEASGLFSSIVPVPDDAPLQSRLLALTGRDDRLSLSA from the coding sequence GTGACCATCGACTGGCTGACACTGCAGAACACCGCCCACCGCGAATTCGCCGTGCGGCTTCACGCCGTCGCCGACTGGAATGCGCCGACTCCCGACACGGAGTGGAACACCCGCCAGCTCGTGACCCACGTGATCGAGGAGCAGCAGTGGGTGCCGCTCCTGCTCGAGGGTCGCACGCTGCGCGAGGCGCGCGCCTACAAGCGCCCCCTGGGCGCCGACCTTTCGTCGGAGTGGGCCCACTACTCGAAGGCGGCGACAGACGCCTGGGCCGCCGCGGCGCCGGATGCTCGGGTGCAGCTCTCGTACGACACCGTCACGGTCACCGAGTACCTGCGAGAGCAGGTGTCCGACGTCACGATCCACTCCTGGGATCTGGCGCGCGCCACGGGTACGAGCGAAGCCCTCGACGAGGGACTGGTCGAGGCCGTGTGGACGGTATTCGAGCCGCAGAAGGCGACGCTGGAGGCATCCGGTCTCTTCAGCTCCATTGTTCCCGTACCCGACGATGCCCCGCTGCAGTCTCGGCTGCTCGCCCTCACCGGCCGCGACGACAGGCTTTCGCTGAGCGCGTAG
- a CDS encoding GNAT family N-acetyltransferase, giving the protein MTVTTRDIDPTELPTLLAMNNAAIPAVNLLDSDSLLDLVSLAHAAVVVVDDDDPARPLGLVVTLTAGNDYESENYRWFVERGGDFLYVDRIVIAEGVRGQGLGQILYERVFAEAELAGLTEVTCEVNLDPPNPGSLAFHDRLGFVQIGEQVTKGGAVRVALLSAPVVSASALPEPRPEPV; this is encoded by the coding sequence GTGACTGTGACGACCCGAGACATCGACCCCACCGAACTGCCCACGCTGCTCGCGATGAACAACGCCGCGATCCCGGCGGTCAACCTGCTCGATTCCGACTCCCTGCTCGACCTCGTGTCGTTGGCCCACGCGGCGGTCGTGGTTGTCGACGACGACGATCCTGCCCGGCCGCTCGGCCTGGTGGTCACCCTCACCGCCGGCAACGACTACGAGAGCGAGAATTACCGCTGGTTCGTCGAGCGTGGGGGCGACTTTCTCTACGTCGACCGCATCGTGATCGCCGAGGGCGTGCGCGGCCAGGGGCTCGGCCAGATCTTGTACGAGCGGGTCTTCGCCGAGGCGGAACTGGCCGGCCTCACCGAGGTCACCTGCGAGGTGAATCTCGATCCGCCGAACCCCGGCTCGCTCGCGTTCCACGACCGACTGGGCTTCGTGCAGATCGGTGAGCAGGTCACCAAGGGCGGCGCGGTGCGAGTCGCCCTGCTGAGCGCACCCGTCGTGTCAGCGTCGGCGCTGCCGGAGCCCCGGCCGGAGCCGGTGTAG
- a CDS encoding long-chain-fatty-acid--CoA ligase encodes MTSDMNRPWVSQYAEGVPANIELPSGSLVDMLDASVKRFRSAVALDFFGSTTTYSELGMLVSRAAEGLRRAGVRAGDRVALVLPNCPQHVIAFYAVLRLGAVVVEHNPLYTDREMRHQFEDHGAKVAIVWDKVGDRIHAMPSDVAFDTVIAVDVTRAMPFGKRVALRLPIAKARAARKSLTALSKKSMPWEKLVDHRPIRRSVPKPTVDDLAVLQYTSGTTGNPKGAKLTHFNLHANALQGCAWVLGMVPGKEVVYAVLPMFHAYGLTLCLTFALVNGARLVLLPKFDIDLVLDAAKSHPPTFLPAVPPIYERLATAAKKRRVDLTGIRFAISGAMNLPVSTVELWEGVTGGYLVEGYGLTETSPVALGNPIGPSRKPGTVGVPFPSTEMRVVDPDDPSVDRAAGEEGELLLRGPQVFQGYWQKPDETDKVLLEGGWFRTGDICTQDSDGFVTIVDRIKELIITGGFNVSPSEVEDTMRQHPDIADVAVVGMPTGAGGEDVVAAVVLREGASLDEQAMRDYAREQLTAYKVPRRVVVIDEMPTSLIGKVLRRAVRERLLAAQG; translated from the coding sequence ATGACCAGCGACATGAACCGGCCATGGGTCTCCCAGTATGCAGAGGGGGTTCCGGCGAACATCGAGTTGCCGAGCGGCTCACTGGTCGACATGTTGGATGCGTCGGTGAAGCGGTTCAGGTCTGCCGTGGCACTCGATTTCTTCGGCTCCACGACAACGTATTCCGAGCTGGGCATGCTGGTCTCCCGCGCCGCCGAGGGACTGCGCCGTGCCGGAGTGAGGGCAGGCGATCGAGTGGCCCTGGTGCTGCCGAACTGCCCCCAGCACGTGATCGCCTTCTATGCGGTGCTGCGCCTCGGCGCGGTCGTGGTAGAGCACAATCCCCTCTACACCGACCGCGAGATGCGCCACCAGTTCGAGGATCACGGAGCGAAGGTCGCGATCGTCTGGGACAAGGTGGGCGATCGCATCCACGCCATGCCCTCGGACGTGGCCTTCGATACGGTGATCGCGGTCGACGTGACCCGCGCCATGCCGTTCGGCAAGCGCGTTGCCCTGCGGCTGCCCATCGCTAAAGCCAGAGCGGCGAGAAAATCGCTCACTGCTTTGTCGAAGAAGAGCATGCCGTGGGAGAAGCTCGTCGATCACCGCCCCATCCGGCGATCCGTTCCGAAGCCCACCGTCGACGACCTCGCCGTGCTGCAGTACACCTCCGGCACCACAGGCAACCCCAAGGGTGCGAAGCTCACCCACTTCAATCTGCACGCGAACGCGCTGCAGGGCTGCGCGTGGGTTCTCGGAATGGTGCCCGGCAAAGAGGTCGTCTATGCGGTGCTTCCCATGTTCCACGCTTACGGGCTGACGCTCTGCCTCACCTTCGCCCTCGTCAACGGAGCAAGGCTCGTGCTTCTGCCCAAGTTCGACATCGACCTGGTTCTCGATGCGGCCAAGAGCCACCCGCCCACCTTCCTGCCGGCGGTGCCACCCATCTATGAGCGACTTGCCACCGCCGCAAAGAAGCGCCGGGTCGACCTCACCGGCATCCGGTTCGCCATCTCGGGCGCCATGAACCTTCCCGTGTCGACCGTCGAGCTCTGGGAGGGCGTGACCGGCGGCTACCTGGTCGAGGGCTACGGCCTCACCGAGACGTCTCCCGTCGCGCTCGGCAATCCCATCGGACCGAGCCGGAAGCCCGGTACGGTGGGCGTTCCGTTTCCCAGCACCGAGATGCGCGTCGTCGACCCGGACGACCCTTCGGTCGACCGCGCGGCCGGCGAGGAAGGCGAGCTTCTGCTGCGCGGTCCGCAGGTGTTCCAGGGCTATTGGCAGAAGCCCGACGAGACAGACAAGGTCCTGCTCGAGGGTGGCTGGTTCCGCACCGGCGACATCTGCACACAAGACTCCGACGGCTTCGTGACGATCGTCGACCGCATCAAGGAGCTCATCATCACGGGCGGCTTCAATGTCTCGCCGAGTGAGGTCGAGGACACCATGAGGCAGCACCCCGACATCGCCGATGTTGCCGTCGTCGGCATGCCCACGGGTGCCGGTGGCGAAGACGTCGTGGCCGCCGTCGTCCTGCGCGAGGGCGCGTCTCTCGACGAGCAGGCGATGCGCGACTACGCCCGCGAACAACTCACCGCCTACAAGGTGCCGCGCCGCGTCGTGGTCATCGACGAGATGCCGACGTCTCTCATCGGCAAGGTACTGCGCCGCGCGGTACGCGAGCGGCTGCTCGCCGCACAGGGCTGA
- a CDS encoding type III polyketide synthase: protein MSRIVGVSTALPPLSYAQAEITEQIAPMIVPDPAKQGVLRRLHAGSRVDRRHLVMPLERYLEPWSFSQTNGLFIEAATDLAQEALVAALSQAGIAASEVDFIVFTSVTGVSAPSIDALLVPRVGLRTDVKRMPMFGLGCVAGAAGIARLDDYLAGHPNGVAVLVAVELCSLTVQRDDDSMANLVASGLFGDGAAAVVMVGDELAARIDSAGYEVVGTRSALYPHTRDVLGFNPGETGFRIVLTAGVADVIDANFGADMTGFLAEHGLAVGDVQRWVAHPGGPRILEAFSEALALPDGALELSWTSLAAIGNLSSASVLHVLADTVRESPAQPGELCALFALGPGVSAETVLLRWSGDPE from the coding sequence GTGTCGAGAATCGTCGGGGTATCCACCGCACTTCCGCCCCTGTCGTATGCGCAGGCCGAGATCACGGAGCAGATCGCCCCCATGATCGTTCCCGACCCGGCGAAGCAGGGTGTGCTTCGGCGCTTGCACGCCGGAAGCCGGGTGGATCGGCGCCATCTCGTGATGCCCCTCGAGCGCTATCTCGAGCCTTGGAGCTTCTCTCAGACGAATGGACTGTTCATCGAGGCCGCGACGGATCTCGCGCAGGAGGCCCTCGTCGCCGCGCTTTCGCAAGCGGGTATCGCCGCCTCCGAGGTCGACTTCATCGTCTTCACCTCGGTCACCGGTGTCTCGGCCCCGTCGATCGATGCGCTTCTCGTTCCCCGTGTGGGGCTTCGCACCGATGTGAAGCGCATGCCCATGTTCGGTCTCGGCTGCGTCGCCGGAGCGGCGGGCATCGCCCGACTCGATGACTATCTGGCCGGCCATCCGAACGGCGTGGCCGTGCTGGTCGCCGTCGAGCTGTGCTCCCTGACCGTGCAGAGGGACGACGACTCGATGGCCAACCTGGTGGCATCCGGGCTGTTCGGCGACGGCGCAGCGGCCGTGGTGATGGTCGGCGACGAGCTGGCCGCCCGCATCGACAGCGCCGGCTACGAGGTGGTCGGAACCCGCAGCGCGCTGTACCCGCACACCCGCGACGTGCTCGGCTTCAACCCCGGAGAGACGGGCTTTCGCATCGTGCTCACCGCGGGCGTCGCCGATGTGATCGACGCGAACTTCGGCGCCGACATGACCGGCTTTCTCGCCGAGCACGGTCTCGCGGTCGGCGACGTGCAGCGCTGGGTGGCGCATCCGGGCGGCCCGCGCATCCTCGAGGCGTTCAGCGAGGCGCTCGCCCTGCCCGACGGGGCTCTCGAGCTGAGCTGGACATCGCTCGCCGCCATCGGAAACCTGTCGTCGGCCTCCGTCCTCCACGTGCTCGCCGATACCGTGCGCGAGAGCCCCGCGCAGCCGGGCGAACTGTGCGCCCTGTTCGCGCTGGGCCCCGGAGTGTCTGCCGAAACCGTCCTGCTTCGCTGGTCTGGAGACCCCGAATGA
- a CDS encoding isoprenylcysteine carboxyl methyltransferase family protein: MSLSVVLYAVLIVLTGVERLVELVVSKRNADWAFARGGVEFGKAHFPPMVALHTGLLAACLIETIAADRPFVPWLGWPMLVVAMASQVLRWWCIFSLGRRWNTRVVVVPGLPLVLAGPYRWLRHPNYIVVIAEGIALPLVHSNWVTAIAFTALNAVLLFRFRIPIEERALAFALAQEPVAPQPRGAATA, from the coding sequence ATGAGCCTCTCTGTCGTTCTCTATGCCGTGCTGATCGTGCTCACGGGAGTCGAGAGACTCGTCGAGCTCGTCGTCTCGAAGCGCAACGCCGACTGGGCTTTCGCGCGCGGGGGAGTCGAGTTCGGCAAGGCGCACTTTCCCCCCATGGTGGCGCTGCACACCGGCTTGCTCGCGGCCTGCCTGATCGAGACCATCGCAGCCGACCGGCCGTTCGTGCCTTGGTTGGGGTGGCCCATGCTCGTCGTGGCAATGGCGAGCCAGGTGCTGCGCTGGTGGTGCATCTTTTCGCTGGGTCGGCGCTGGAACACCCGTGTCGTCGTCGTGCCCGGTCTGCCATTGGTGCTGGCTGGCCCGTACCGGTGGCTGCGGCACCCCAACTACATCGTGGTGATCGCCGAGGGCATCGCGCTTCCGCTCGTGCACTCGAACTGGGTCACCGCCATCGCGTTCACCGCGCTCAACGCCGTGCTGTTGTTCCGCTTCCGCATCCCGATCGAGGAGCGCGCGCTGGCCTTCGCCCTGGCGCAGGAGCCGGTCGCGCCGCAGCCCCGAGGTGCGGCGACGGCATGA
- a CDS encoding NAD(P)/FAD-dependent oxidoreductase produces the protein MTDIDVDVLVAGAGPIGLAAAIEARLEGLSVVIVEPRSFPVDKACGEGLMPGAVAALERLGVKTEGASIAGFRYADERRATEYRFRGQAGRGVRRTALHDALAARADELGVARVDARVGTIEQDARGVSAAGVRASWLLGCDGLHSTVRRTAGLEQAAKGSASKRRYGLSRHFAMAPWSDLVEVHWGPRAEAYVTPLADDLVGVAVLGPQLTSFDETISEIPELARRLVGAQPVGSLRGAGPLLQRATARTSGRVLLLGDASGYVDALTGEGIRVGLGHARAAIAAISGVDGHPAAVYEREWRRVSRDFRMLTGGLLAAAQSPVRPLIVPAARALPAAFGAVVERLAR, from the coding sequence ATGACCGACATCGACGTCGACGTTCTCGTCGCCGGCGCGGGGCCCATCGGCCTCGCCGCCGCGATCGAGGCTCGGCTCGAGGGGCTCTCCGTCGTGATCGTGGAGCCTCGCTCGTTTCCGGTCGACAAGGCATGCGGCGAGGGTCTGATGCCCGGCGCAGTGGCAGCGCTCGAGCGTCTCGGAGTGAAGACCGAGGGGGCCTCGATCGCGGGCTTCCGCTACGCAGACGAGAGACGAGCCACGGAGTATCGCTTTCGGGGGCAGGCCGGGAGGGGCGTTCGCCGGACCGCACTGCACGATGCGCTCGCAGCGCGAGCAGACGAGCTCGGCGTGGCTCGCGTAGACGCCAGGGTGGGCACCATCGAGCAGGATGCGCGCGGCGTCTCCGCTGCTGGAGTGCGTGCGTCGTGGCTCCTCGGCTGCGACGGCCTGCACTCCACGGTTCGGCGCACCGCAGGCCTCGAACAGGCGGCGAAGGGGTCCGCGTCGAAGAGGCGCTACGGGCTGAGCCGCCACTTCGCGATGGCTCCGTGGAGCGATCTCGTCGAGGTGCATTGGGGCCCGCGTGCCGAGGCCTACGTCACCCCTCTCGCCGACGACCTCGTGGGGGTCGCGGTGCTGGGGCCGCAACTCACCTCCTTCGACGAGACGATCAGCGAGATTCCCGAGTTGGCGCGTCGACTGGTGGGCGCGCAGCCCGTGGGATCGCTCCGCGGGGCCGGTCCGCTTCTCCAGCGCGCCACCGCACGAACGTCGGGCCGCGTTCTCCTGCTGGGCGACGCGTCGGGCTACGTCGACGCGCTCACGGGGGAGGGCATCCGGGTGGGTCTCGGCCATGCGCGGGCCGCGATCGCCGCCATCTCGGGCGTCGACGGGCATCCGGCCGCCGTGTACGAGAGAGAGTGGCGCCGGGTCAGCCGCGATTTCCGGATGCTCACGGGCGGCTTGCTCGCGGCCGCCCAGTCCCCGGTGCGCCCGCTCATCGTGCCCGCCGCCCGGGCACTGCCGGCCGCGTTCGGGGCCGTGGTCGAGCGTCTCGCGCGCTGA
- a CDS encoding oxygenase MpaB family protein — MSIVPRRLQDRIRVTLSGAADKPPEWSERLDEGTDAGFFAPGSATWSVHGGMSTIVAGIRALLIQALHPGAMAGVHDHSRYKTDPLGRLAGTIRWIFTVSYGDTATAIGASNWVLRLHERVVGSYVDAQGERRPYAANDPELLTWVHLAFTDSFLATAKLYGKPIPGGPDAYVREWAKAGELMGVPHPPRSEAELVAQMRAFLDSGTLVYNDRVAEAVSFIRRPPIGRSLMPGYALLFGGAVASISEPYRSMLKLRVPSLGALPLPVRATTRLTLNMIAGTLEKDPPSELAARRRLARLGIDAAPAGPR; from the coding sequence GTGAGTATTGTTCCCCGTCGTCTGCAGGACCGGATCCGTGTGACCCTGAGCGGGGCGGCCGATAAGCCGCCCGAATGGTCGGAGCGTCTCGATGAGGGAACCGACGCCGGTTTCTTCGCGCCCGGCTCGGCCACGTGGAGCGTGCACGGAGGCATGTCGACGATCGTCGCCGGTATCAGGGCACTGCTCATCCAGGCGCTGCACCCCGGTGCGATGGCGGGCGTGCACGACCATTCGCGGTACAAGACGGACCCGCTCGGCCGCCTGGCGGGCACCATCCGCTGGATCTTCACCGTCAGCTACGGCGACACGGCCACGGCCATCGGCGCCTCGAATTGGGTGCTTCGCCTGCACGAGCGGGTGGTGGGCAGCTATGTCGACGCGCAGGGTGAGAGGCGACCATACGCGGCGAATGATCCCGAGTTGCTCACGTGGGTGCACCTTGCATTCACGGACTCGTTCCTGGCTACAGCCAAGCTCTACGGCAAGCCGATCCCGGGCGGGCCGGATGCCTACGTGCGGGAGTGGGCGAAGGCCGGCGAGCTGATGGGCGTTCCCCATCCGCCGCGTTCGGAAGCGGAGCTGGTGGCCCAGATGCGTGCATTCCTCGACAGCGGAACGCTGGTCTACAACGACCGGGTTGCGGAAGCCGTCTCCTTTATCCGCCGTCCGCCGATCGGTCGGTCTCTCATGCCGGGCTATGCCCTTCTGTTCGGCGGAGCGGTCGCATCGATTTCGGAGCCCTATCGCAGCATGCTCAAGCTGAGGGTGCCGTCGCTCGGCGCGCTTCCACTCCCGGTTCGGGCGACGACGCGACTCACCCTCAATATGATCGCCGGTACCTTGGAGAAAGATCCGCCGAGCGAGCTGGCCGCCCGGCGCAGGCTCGCTCGGCTCGGCATCGACGCGGCACCTGCGGGGCCTCGCTAG
- a CDS encoding aldo/keto reductase family protein, translating to MEFRYLGKSGLKVSEITYGNWLTHGSQVENDIAAQCVEAALTAGITTFDTADAYANTAAEKVLGKALKHQRRESLEIFTKVYWPTGPKGPNDVGLSRKHIMESIDGSLRRLKTDYVDLYQAHRYDVETPLEETMQAFADIVRQGKALYIGVSEWNAEQIRAGHALSKQLGFQLISNQPQYSMLWRVIEDQVVPTSEELGLSQIVWSPVAQGVLTGKYKPGAELPKGSRATDEKGGADMVKRFLNDDVLERVQQLQPIAHDMGLTMAQLAIAWVLQNKNVASALMGASRPEQVESNVKAAGVTLDADILTRIDEALEGVVVRDATFTVSPEKRPV from the coding sequence ATGGAATTCAGGTACCTCGGCAAGTCCGGGCTCAAAGTCTCGGAAATCACCTACGGCAACTGGCTGACCCACGGGTCACAGGTTGAGAACGACATCGCGGCGCAGTGCGTCGAGGCCGCGCTGACCGCCGGCATCACCACCTTCGACACGGCGGACGCGTACGCCAACACGGCGGCAGAGAAGGTTCTCGGCAAGGCGCTGAAGCACCAGCGCAGGGAGTCTCTCGAGATCTTCACGAAGGTCTACTGGCCCACCGGCCCAAAGGGACCGAACGACGTCGGGCTCTCGCGCAAGCACATCATGGAGTCGATCGACGGCTCTCTGCGCCGCCTCAAGACCGACTACGTCGACCTCTACCAGGCGCACCGCTACGACGTGGAGACCCCGCTCGAGGAGACCATGCAGGCCTTCGCCGACATCGTTCGGCAGGGAAAGGCACTCTACATCGGCGTGAGCGAGTGGAATGCCGAGCAGATCCGCGCTGGCCACGCGCTGTCGAAGCAGCTCGGCTTCCAGCTGATCTCGAACCAGCCCCAGTATTCGATGCTCTGGCGAGTCATCGAAGATCAGGTCGTTCCGACCTCGGAGGAACTCGGCCTGTCTCAGATCGTGTGGTCGCCCGTGGCCCAGGGCGTGCTCACCGGAAAATACAAGCCGGGGGCCGAGCTGCCGAAGGGGAGCCGGGCCACCGATGAGAAGGGCGGGGCCGACATGGTCAAGCGCTTCCTGAACGACGACGTGCTCGAGCGGGTGCAGCAGCTGCAGCCCATCGCCCACGACATGGGCCTCACGATGGCACAGCTCGCGATCGCGTGGGTGCTGCAGAACAAGAACGTGGCCTCGGCGCTCATGGGGGCCTCGCGGCCCGAGCAGGTCGAGTCGAATGTGAAGGCGGCCGGTGTCACACTCGACGCCGACATCCTCACCCGCATCGACGAGGCCCTCGAGGGCGTCGTCGTGCGCGACGCCACGTTCACGGTCTCACCCGAGAAGCGCCCGGTCTGA
- a CDS encoding DUF6412 domain-containing protein: MLEMLSHLLGLAFALSVGTGPLDAVAAVGVVGLAAVAVSLCARYLVGVMGRSLPVDIRQSGLDRAALVVLITQSDPSAAGRPRTRAPAIGIRVAS, translated from the coding sequence ATGCTCGAGATGCTGAGTCATCTCCTCGGCCTGGCCTTCGCTCTCTCCGTCGGCACCGGACCCCTCGATGCGGTCGCGGCGGTCGGCGTGGTCGGACTCGCCGCCGTCGCGGTCTCCCTTTGCGCGCGTTATCTCGTCGGTGTCATGGGGCGCTCGTTGCCCGTCGACATCCGGCAATCGGGGCTCGACCGCGCCGCGCTCGTCGTGCTCATCACGCAGAGCGACCCGAGCGCGGCTGGGCGTCCCCGCACCAGGGCGCCGGCGATCGGCATTCGGGTCGCCTCCTAG
- a CDS encoding membrane protein insertase YidC: MNFFTLAPVAAALDAAYAVIESLTSLFEPYFPVAAAAVAIVIVTVLVRALLVPVGVSQARAEATRRRLAPEVGRLRTTHARNPERLQRELMALYSREKASPFAGFLPMLMQLPVVSLVYGLFTQQRINGHANSLLEHTVFDVPLGTSMLSSLGAAPGPGEMAVFGVILVLIAVVATLSRRYLAPLPPPQPVVSPTVAAPQAGAAGPGTEALGRILSFLPYLTVFFAASVPLAAAIYLAVSTTWSFVERLMLRRRMAQ; encoded by the coding sequence ATGAATTTCTTCACCCTCGCCCCCGTGGCGGCGGCCCTCGATGCCGCCTACGCGGTCATCGAGAGCCTCACTTCACTCTTCGAACCGTACTTTCCCGTCGCGGCCGCAGCGGTCGCCATCGTTATCGTCACCGTTCTCGTGCGCGCTCTACTGGTGCCCGTCGGCGTCTCGCAGGCGCGCGCGGAGGCGACGCGCAGGCGGCTCGCCCCCGAGGTCGGTCGCCTGCGCACGACGCACGCCAGGAACCCGGAGCGACTGCAACGCGAGCTCATGGCGCTCTACTCCCGGGAGAAGGCCTCGCCGTTCGCCGGTTTCCTGCCCATGCTGATGCAGTTGCCCGTCGTCTCGCTCGTCTACGGGCTGTTCACGCAGCAGCGGATCAACGGACACGCCAATTCGCTGCTCGAACACACGGTCTTCGACGTCCCGCTCGGTACCAGCATGCTGTCGAGCCTCGGCGCCGCTCCCGGACCGGGCGAAATGGCGGTCTTCGGAGTCATCCTCGTGCTGATCGCGGTGGTCGCCACGCTCTCGCGTCGCTACCTCGCCCCGCTTCCCCCGCCCCAGCCGGTGGTCTCGCCGACGGTCGCGGCACCCCAGGCCGGCGCCGCGGGGCCGGGAACCGAGGCCCTCGGCCGCATCCTGAGCTTTCTGCCCTATCTCACGGTGTTCTTCGCCGCGTCGGTTCCGCTCGCCGCGGCCATCTATCTGGCGGTGTCCACGACGTGGAGCTTCGTCGAGCGGCTGATGCTGCGCCGTCGGATGGCACAATGA
- a CDS encoding DUF1697 domain-containing protein: MTTSVALVRGINVGPSTLVPMADFAVLLRDEGFTSVKTLLRSGNAVFDSPVPLDTEAVASLESRFASVTGVSASFVVLEARQFVSVVEENPLVAQSDNPSRLMIAFLDGAAPVGANIDMPDAAALLPEVVYVGSRAVYAWCPFGVTDSKIPARFWKQFGPRATVRNANTANKLVSLVLPRLEA, from the coding sequence GTGACGACATCTGTGGCGCTGGTGCGGGGAATCAATGTGGGCCCGAGCACGCTGGTGCCGATGGCCGACTTCGCAGTGCTTCTGCGCGACGAGGGATTCACGAGCGTGAAGACGCTGCTGCGAAGCGGCAACGCGGTGTTCGACAGCCCGGTGCCGCTCGATACCGAGGCCGTCGCGTCGCTCGAGTCGCGCTTCGCCTCGGTGACCGGAGTGAGCGCCTCGTTCGTCGTGCTCGAGGCTCGGCAGTTCGTCTCCGTGGTCGAGGAGAACCCGCTCGTCGCCCAGAGCGACAACCCGTCGCGGCTCATGATCGCGTTCCTCGACGGTGCGGCCCCCGTCGGGGCGAACATCGACATGCCGGATGCCGCCGCCCTTCTTCCCGAGGTCGTCTACGTCGGCTCGCGGGCCGTCTACGCCTGGTGCCCGTTCGGGGTCACGGACTCGAAGATCCCGGCGAGGTTCTGGAAGCAGTTCGGGCCCCGGGCGACGGTGCGCAATGCGAACACTGCGAACAAGCTGGTGTCACTGGTGCTGCCTAGACTCGAGGCATGA
- a CDS encoding DNA polymerase IV, whose amino-acid sequence MTQGAVSGVDESSATMLHIDMDAFFASVELLDHPELRGQPVIIGHAGGRGVVTSATYEARRLGVHSAMPVSVAMRLAPKAHILPPHMKLYQHYSAEVMRIFRDVTPLVEPLSIDEAFLDVSGARRLLGAPRTIAELVRARVLAETGLTCSVGASSTKFIAKMASQRAKPDGVLVVPQSEILNFLHPLPIGALWGVGASTEASLARLGIKTVKELAETPIATLTRAVGEASGHKLQALASGIDPRGIVLERQEKSVGHEVTFEFDVGDRRVLHRELLKQANQVAVRLRKAGLEGRTVALKLRFSDFTTITRSRTLSEPTDLGKLIYDEAKAILDALDLRDDQRVRLIGVRAEQLVEAGSVTQQPSLWIEESEAQADGWRDAERTIDKLAARFGSGAVGPASLLNRKKGE is encoded by the coding sequence ATGACTCAGGGTGCGGTTTCGGGGGTAGACGAGTCGTCCGCCACGATGCTGCACATCGACATGGACGCGTTCTTCGCCTCGGTCGAACTGCTCGATCACCCCGAGCTGCGGGGCCAGCCGGTCATCATCGGGCATGCGGGCGGCCGGGGCGTCGTCACGAGCGCCACGTACGAGGCGCGCAGGCTCGGGGTGCACTCCGCCATGCCGGTCTCGGTCGCGATGCGGCTGGCGCCGAAGGCGCACATCCTGCCCCCGCACATGAAGCTGTATCAGCACTACTCGGCCGAGGTCATGCGCATCTTCAGAGACGTCACGCCGCTGGTAGAGCCGCTCTCGATCGACGAGGCATTCCTCGACGTGTCGGGCGCTCGCCGCCTGCTGGGAGCACCACGCACGATCGCCGAGCTCGTGCGCGCAAGGGTGTTGGCCGAGACGGGGCTCACCTGCTCGGTGGGCGCCTCCTCGACCAAGTTCATCGCGAAGATGGCGTCGCAGCGCGCAAAGCCAGACGGGGTTCTCGTCGTTCCCCAGTCCGAGATACTGAACTTTCTGCACCCGCTGCCCATCGGTGCCTTGTGGGGAGTCGGCGCCAGCACAGAGGCATCGCTCGCACGCCTCGGCATCAAGACGGTGAAAGAACTGGCCGAAACGCCCATCGCGACGCTCACGCGGGCGGTGGGCGAGGCATCCGGTCACAAGCTGCAGGCGCTGGCCTCGGGTATCGACCCACGCGGCATCGTGCTCGAGCGGCAGGAGAAGAGCGTCGGCCACGAGGTCACGTTCGAGTTCGACGTGGGCGATCGCCGGGTACTGCATCGAGAGCTGCTGAAGCAGGCGAACCAGGTGGCCGTTCGGCTGCGCAAGGCCGGGCTCGAGGGGCGCACGGTGGCACTCAAACTCAGATTCAGCGACTTCACCACCATCACCCGCTCGCGCACGCTGTCGGAGCCCACCGATCTGGGCAAGCTGATCTACGACGAGGCGAAGGCCATCCTCGACGCGCTCGACCTACGAGACGACCAGCGCGTGCGACTCATCGGCGTGCGAGCCGAGCAACTGGTAGAGGCCGGATCGGTCACGCAGCAGCCCTCCCTCTGGATCGAAGAGAGCGAGGCGCAGGCCGACGGGTGGCGTGACGCCGAGCGCACCATCGACAAGCTCGCCGCCCGCTTCGGCTCAGGCGCGGTCGGCCCCGCCTCGCTGCTGAACCGAAAGAAGGGCGAGTAG